One window of Pogoniulus pusillus isolate bPogPus1 chromosome 9, bPogPus1.pri, whole genome shotgun sequence genomic DNA carries:
- the HGSNAT gene encoding heparan-alpha-glucosaminide N-acetyltransferase isoform X1, with the protein MAAAAAGLVAAVAVALGGMLMAPGLTQPHGEGPPGGIGPQPRPREGVAAERRPPGRMDQALLLVLNELPEQGLRLATLSGSCHQCLYQYLAFVPPSDRSLRAPGAVWVEVDAQHPLTLQLNGSLAGTELCRIQYHFGEFGNYSLVVKLLSKSTKTVSCDLVINEGPINSYLPILFAFLVYMGLFAILIVGHLSMKINPVRNWVYKTLNPRETDRLINSELGSPEAADPASSDPSPPLWSAAPRQRLRSLDTFRGLSLIIMVFVNYGGGKYWFFKHESWNGLTVADLVFPWFVFIMGTSIVLSLSSMLRWGSSKQKVLGKILWRSFLLILLGIIVVNPNYCLGPLSWDTLRIPGVLQRLGVTYLVVAALELLFTKPGAESGILETPCPALQDVLPYWPQWICILTLEVIWLCLTFLLPVPGCPRGYLGPGGIGDFGNYPNCTGGAAGYIDRLLLGETHIYQHPSSNVIYQTTMPYDPEGILGTINSIFMAFLGLQAGKILLFYRNQHKQILCRFVTWSTVMGMISAILTKCSKEEGFIPINKNLWSISYVTTTSCFAFILLSLMYYLVDVKRLWSGAPFFYPGMNSILVYIGHEVFENYFPFKWKMQDTQSHAEHLTQNLTATTLWVIISYLLYRRRIFWKI; encoded by the exons atggcggcggcggcggcggggctggTGGCGGCGGTGGCGGTGGCGCTGGGCGGCATGCTGATGGCGCCTGGCCTTACACAGCCGCACGGGGAGGGCCCGCCCGGGGGGATCGGgccccagccccggccccgAGAGGGGGTAGCGGCGGAGCGACGGCCCCCGGGCCGGATGGACCAGGCCCTGCTGCTCGTCCTCAACGAGCTGCCCGAGCAGGGCCTGCGCCTCGCCACCCTCTCCGGCTCCTGCCACCAG TGCCTGTATCAGTACCTGGCTTTTGTCCCGCCGAGCGACAGGAGCCTGCGAGCGCCCGGCGCGGTGTGGGTGGAGGTTGATGCCCAGCATCCGCTCACCCTGCAGCTCAACGGCTCCCTggctggcacagagctctgcag GATTCAGTATCATTTTGGAGAGTTTGGCAATTACTCCCTTGTGGTAAAGCTCCTAAGTAAAAGCACCAAAACTGTTTCTTGTGACCTGGTCATCAATGAAGGCCCTATCAACAGCTACCTCC CTattctttttgctttcctgGTTTACATGGGACTCTTTGCTATCCTGATTGTTGGCCACCTTTCTATGAA AATTAATCCAGTCAGAAACTGGGTTTACAAGACACTGAACCCCAGGGAAACTGATcgcctgattaattct GAGCTGGGGTCCCCGGAGGCAGCAGACCCGGCCAGCAGCGATCCCAGCCCGCCTCTGTGGAGCGCGGCCCCTCGCCAGCGCCTGCgctccctggacaccttccgaGG GCTCTCTCTTATAATTATGGTGTTTGTTAACTATGGAGGAGGAAAATACTGGTTCTTCAAACATGAGAGCTGGAATG GATTAACAGTGGCAGATCTGGTGTTTCCATG GTTTGTATTCATCATGGGGACATCAATAGTGTTGTCACTGAGCTCCATGCTGAGGTGGGGAAGTTCCAAGCAGAAGGTGCTTGGGAAGATCCTCTGGAGGAGTTTTCTGCTAATCCTGCTGGGAATCATAGTTGTGAATCCCAATTACTGCCTTGGACCAT TGTCCTGGGATACTCTGCGGATTCCTGGGGTGCTCCAGAGGCTGGGAGTCACGTACCTGGTGGTTGCTGCTCTTGAACTCCTCTTTACAaaacctggggctgagagtggGATCTTG GAGACACcatgtcctgctctgcaggatgttcttccctactggccacagtggaTTTGCATTCTGACCTTAGAAGTGATATGGCTCTGCCTGACCTTTTTGTTACCAGTGCCAGGTTGTCCCAG AGGTTATCTTGGTCCTGGGGGCATTGGAGACTTTGGAAACTACCCCAACTGCACGGGGGGAGCAGCTGGTTACATTGATCGTCTGCTGCTCGGGGAAACGCACATCTACCAGCATCCCTCTTCAAAT GTGATATACCAAACAACGATGCCATATGACCCTGAAGGGATCCTGGGAACCATAAATAGCATTTTTATGGCATTTCTGGGACTCCAG GCAGGAAAAATTCTCTTGTTCTACAGAAACCAGCACAAACAAATTCTGTGTCGCTTTGTCACCTGGAGCACAGTGATG GGAATGATTTCTGCTATCTTGACAAAATGTTCTAAAGAAGAAGGGTTCATTCCCATAAACAAGAACTTATG GTCAATATCCTATGTGACAACCACAAGCTGCTTTGCCTTCATCCTCTTATCACTGATGTATTACCTTGTGGATGTCAAGAGGCTGTGGTCAGGAGCTCCATTTTTCTACCCAG GAATGAACTCAATCCTGGTCTACATTGGACACGAAGTGTTTGAGAACTATTTCCCTTTTAAGTGGAAGATGCAAGACACTCAATCACATGCAGAGCATCTGACTCAAAATCTCACTGCAACAACTCTCTGGGTCATAATATCATACTTACTTTACAGGAGAAGGATATTCTGGAAGATCTGA
- the HGSNAT gene encoding heparan-alpha-glucosaminide N-acetyltransferase isoform X2 translates to MAAAAAGLVAAVAVALGGMLMAPGLTQPHGEGPPGGIGPQPRPREGVAAERRPPGRMDQALLLVLNELPEQGLRLATLSGSCHQCLYQYLAFVPPSDRSLRAPGAVWVEVDAQHPLTLQLNGSLAGTELCRIQYHFGEFGNYSLVVKLLSKSTKTVSCDLVINEGPINSYLPILFAFLVYMGLFAILIVGHLSMKFVFIMGTSIVLSLSSMLRWGSSKQKVLGKILWRSFLLILLGIIVVNPNYCLGPLSWDTLRIPGVLQRLGVTYLVVAALELLFTKPGAESGILETPCPALQDVLPYWPQWICILTLEVIWLCLTFLLPVPGCPRGYLGPGGIGDFGNYPNCTGGAAGYIDRLLLGETHIYQHPSSNVIYQTTMPYDPEGILGTINSIFMAFLGLQAGKILLFYRNQHKQILCRFVTWSTVMGMISAILTKCSKEEGFIPINKNLWSISYVTTTSCFAFILLSLMYYLVDVKRLWSGAPFFYPGMNSILVYIGHEVFENYFPFKWKMQDTQSHAEHLTQNLTATTLWVIISYLLYRRRIFWKI, encoded by the exons atggcggcggcggcggcggggctggTGGCGGCGGTGGCGGTGGCGCTGGGCGGCATGCTGATGGCGCCTGGCCTTACACAGCCGCACGGGGAGGGCCCGCCCGGGGGGATCGGgccccagccccggccccgAGAGGGGGTAGCGGCGGAGCGACGGCCCCCGGGCCGGATGGACCAGGCCCTGCTGCTCGTCCTCAACGAGCTGCCCGAGCAGGGCCTGCGCCTCGCCACCCTCTCCGGCTCCTGCCACCAG TGCCTGTATCAGTACCTGGCTTTTGTCCCGCCGAGCGACAGGAGCCTGCGAGCGCCCGGCGCGGTGTGGGTGGAGGTTGATGCCCAGCATCCGCTCACCCTGCAGCTCAACGGCTCCCTggctggcacagagctctgcag GATTCAGTATCATTTTGGAGAGTTTGGCAATTACTCCCTTGTGGTAAAGCTCCTAAGTAAAAGCACCAAAACTGTTTCTTGTGACCTGGTCATCAATGAAGGCCCTATCAACAGCTACCTCC CTattctttttgctttcctgGTTTACATGGGACTCTTTGCTATCCTGATTGTTGGCCACCTTTCTATGAA GTTTGTATTCATCATGGGGACATCAATAGTGTTGTCACTGAGCTCCATGCTGAGGTGGGGAAGTTCCAAGCAGAAGGTGCTTGGGAAGATCCTCTGGAGGAGTTTTCTGCTAATCCTGCTGGGAATCATAGTTGTGAATCCCAATTACTGCCTTGGACCAT TGTCCTGGGATACTCTGCGGATTCCTGGGGTGCTCCAGAGGCTGGGAGTCACGTACCTGGTGGTTGCTGCTCTTGAACTCCTCTTTACAaaacctggggctgagagtggGATCTTG GAGACACcatgtcctgctctgcaggatgttcttccctactggccacagtggaTTTGCATTCTGACCTTAGAAGTGATATGGCTCTGCCTGACCTTTTTGTTACCAGTGCCAGGTTGTCCCAG AGGTTATCTTGGTCCTGGGGGCATTGGAGACTTTGGAAACTACCCCAACTGCACGGGGGGAGCAGCTGGTTACATTGATCGTCTGCTGCTCGGGGAAACGCACATCTACCAGCATCCCTCTTCAAAT GTGATATACCAAACAACGATGCCATATGACCCTGAAGGGATCCTGGGAACCATAAATAGCATTTTTATGGCATTTCTGGGACTCCAG GCAGGAAAAATTCTCTTGTTCTACAGAAACCAGCACAAACAAATTCTGTGTCGCTTTGTCACCTGGAGCACAGTGATG GGAATGATTTCTGCTATCTTGACAAAATGTTCTAAAGAAGAAGGGTTCATTCCCATAAACAAGAACTTATG GTCAATATCCTATGTGACAACCACAAGCTGCTTTGCCTTCATCCTCTTATCACTGATGTATTACCTTGTGGATGTCAAGAGGCTGTGGTCAGGAGCTCCATTTTTCTACCCAG GAATGAACTCAATCCTGGTCTACATTGGACACGAAGTGTTTGAGAACTATTTCCCTTTTAAGTGGAAGATGCAAGACACTCAATCACATGCAGAGCATCTGACTCAAAATCTCACTGCAACAACTCTCTGGGTCATAATATCATACTTACTTTACAGGAGAAGGATATTCTGGAAGATCTGA
- the HGSNAT gene encoding heparan-alpha-glucosaminide N-acetyltransferase isoform X3 — MGTSIVLSLSSMLRWGSSKQKVLGKILWRSFLLILLGIIVVNPNYCLGPLSWDTLRIPGVLQRLGVTYLVVAALELLFTKPGAESGILETPCPALQDVLPYWPQWICILTLEVIWLCLTFLLPVPGCPRGYLGPGGIGDFGNYPNCTGGAAGYIDRLLLGETHIYQHPSSNVIYQTTMPYDPEGILGTINSIFMAFLGLQAGKILLFYRNQHKQILCRFVTWSTVMGMISAILTKCSKEEGFIPINKNLWSISYVTTTSCFAFILLSLMYYLVDVKRLWSGAPFFYPGMNSILVYIGHEVFENYFPFKWKMQDTQSHAEHLTQNLTATTLWVIISYLLYRRRIFWKI, encoded by the exons ATGGGGACATCAATAGTGTTGTCACTGAGCTCCATGCTGAGGTGGGGAAGTTCCAAGCAGAAGGTGCTTGGGAAGATCCTCTGGAGGAGTTTTCTGCTAATCCTGCTGGGAATCATAGTTGTGAATCCCAATTACTGCCTTGGACCAT TGTCCTGGGATACTCTGCGGATTCCTGGGGTGCTCCAGAGGCTGGGAGTCACGTACCTGGTGGTTGCTGCTCTTGAACTCCTCTTTACAaaacctggggctgagagtggGATCTTG GAGACACcatgtcctgctctgcaggatgttcttccctactggccacagtggaTTTGCATTCTGACCTTAGAAGTGATATGGCTCTGCCTGACCTTTTTGTTACCAGTGCCAGGTTGTCCCAG AGGTTATCTTGGTCCTGGGGGCATTGGAGACTTTGGAAACTACCCCAACTGCACGGGGGGAGCAGCTGGTTACATTGATCGTCTGCTGCTCGGGGAAACGCACATCTACCAGCATCCCTCTTCAAAT GTGATATACCAAACAACGATGCCATATGACCCTGAAGGGATCCTGGGAACCATAAATAGCATTTTTATGGCATTTCTGGGACTCCAG GCAGGAAAAATTCTCTTGTTCTACAGAAACCAGCACAAACAAATTCTGTGTCGCTTTGTCACCTGGAGCACAGTGATG GGAATGATTTCTGCTATCTTGACAAAATGTTCTAAAGAAGAAGGGTTCATTCCCATAAACAAGAACTTATG GTCAATATCCTATGTGACAACCACAAGCTGCTTTGCCTTCATCCTCTTATCACTGATGTATTACCTTGTGGATGTCAAGAGGCTGTGGTCAGGAGCTCCATTTTTCTACCCAG GAATGAACTCAATCCTGGTCTACATTGGACACGAAGTGTTTGAGAACTATTTCCCTTTTAAGTGGAAGATGCAAGACACTCAATCACATGCAGAGCATCTGACTCAAAATCTCACTGCAACAACTCTCTGGGTCATAATATCATACTTACTTTACAGGAGAAGGATATTCTGGAAGATCTGA